The Oncorhynchus kisutch isolate 150728-3 linkage group LG10, Okis_V2, whole genome shotgun sequence region TGCCTAATACAGGGTGACTTGTACTCGAGTCACACACAGCTGCCAGTGGAAATATACATAAGCAAATCATTATCAATATAAATACCCAGAACACCGGTAATAATACTGGACTGCTTGGTAGAGTGCTGTATCTGTTGTTACTTCATATAGTGTGCTGCTCTAAgtctaaacaaaacaaaatgataATACTGTATGTAGCTCTTATCTTTGGCCAAGCGGATATGCAGACAAACAAAAAGGCCTCCATAAAAAAAAGAGTGTTTCTgggtgttacattttgaatgtgtATGCAGTATGCACTGCACATTGTTCTAGGGTATTTCAACATTGGTTGGCCATACTTGACCATCTGTTAATTGTAGGACAAGATGGATGGTGTAACATCAGTTTGTCTTCCAGTCTCTTTAGTGGGCTGTTCCACAGGGGTTGTCTGAGGTCTGGCAGCCCATGTTCTGATACTTCACCTGGACACGGAACAGAGTGCCGTCTGCACACATACACAGCTTGTACCTCAACAGACCTTCGTCGAAATACACGTTGGCCCCCACTGAGGAGTTTTGCATGCGACTGACGCTCACCATCACCGACCCGTTCAGAACAATACTGTTCTCCTGCAAAGGGAAAGACCTTGTTAACCATAAGTTTTAATGGAATGCAATACACCATAGACcagggtccccccccccccagatgttTCACATTTATGTTCTAACAAActggcacacctgattcaattagTAAACTAATCATCAAGTCTTTGACTAACTGAATCAGGTGTGCCAGTTTAGGGCTAAAAGAAAAATGTGAAAAGTCTTGGGGGCCCGAGGAGAGGGCCTGATAAACATGTAGACCAAATTGGGTAAGGGGTAACACTCACAGCTCTGAGCTCGATGTCCCCTCCCATCCTGAACTCCACCGTCTTGCCCATGATGAAGACCCCCTCATTGCCGCGGATGATGGCCTTGCTGTCCCCTTTGATGGACAAGTCAGAGGAAGCGTTGCTGGTGATCTGAAAGCAGAGAGAGTATTCAGAGATCTACCACTTTTTTctgggataaaaaaaaatcaATGACAGGAATGGATACTAGAATGTATTTTATCTACAGTAACACTATTTGTGGTGCTACATGTTTTATTAGATGGCTTCTGTTGGCCTGGAATATACCCTTTCTGTGGAGGCTTTCTTCACACTGAGTACTTTGACTCCTTTGGGCAGGTGGAATTCGTGGTTTTCAAAGTCTGTGCTGAAGAAGGTGTTCTGAGTGCGGGGGTCAGTGAAGGATATGCCCATGTCACTGGTGATGGACGTCTTCTCTTTCTCAACACTGAGCTTAGTGGAGCCCTGCTGAAACACCACCTGGAACACATATACAAAAACCATATACATGTAAGATCATACAGTCTGATTAAGGTATTCATATCTGGGTATGAATACATTAATCAGactggggaagtgtgtgtgtatagactgCTTATACCAATGTATTTGTGTGTTCTGAAtctattctctgtgtgtgtgtgtgtgtgtgtgtgtgtgtgtgtgtgtgtgtgtgtgtgtgtgtgtgtgtgtgtgtgtgtgtgtgtgtgtgtgtgtgtgtgtgtgtgtgtgtgtgttgcctaaGTGAGTGTATTTTTCCTAAGTGAGTGTGTTTTGCCTGAGTTCACCGGgttgttgttgccggtgataacCAGGTCCTGGTCCTTCCTGCCCCCCACAGTGCTCTTGTGTAGTGGGTGGACCACGCCCATGTCTGCCTTCTGCTTGAAACGCAGCAGCCCACTCTCATGGAACTCTATACTGTCACAACCACTGGGCCCGATGCGGATCACTGTCCATATCACTAGAGTGATCTGAGAAACGGGACAAATGTCAGAGATTCAGATATATTGACTTGATTTGTCATAATCAGAACTAGTTATAACATATCCATAACTAACATTCTGATGATACTAGCCTGTTAAAAACTGAATTCAGATAAATAAGGATGGTGACATTATGCAGAGGATGCTTTGTGTGTCATTGGGCACTCACAATGAGGTTGATGAGAGCCAGCAAGAAGAGCAGGACTATGATGCAAACAGCCATGTTGCCCTTGCGTCCTCTCAGGCCTGTCTTGTGCAGGCGCTCCTCCTCAATGGGCACATAGCCCGCCTTGAAGTTGCTGTTGTGCTCCTTGTTGGTGGTCCGCCGTTCCATGGCCTTCTCCCTCATGGACCTCTTCACAGGCCCATTAGAACTCTCCTTCAGCACACAGAACAGCAGCAATGTCAAGGCTCAGTAGGCTCACTCAGCTTTAACATGCTATACTGCTGTGAAATCTACAAACAACACTTTCTGGGTGGTCCCCATCAATCAAAGCATTGACTTCACTGTACACCTCTCTGGGTGAGATTAAACATTAAGAGTTCTATACATTGTAACTACCACATGTTATTTTTTTCCCACTCTGCAATCTAGTTGACCTAGTAGTTGATACATTGTAACAACCCAATTGACAGCTTATTTAGCTGTCATATGTAGTTACAATGtaacaaatatactgtatatctgagTACAGAACCACCTATTGTAACCACCACATTCTATTTTATTAGACTTTATGCAGGCGTCGCTGGATAGACAGGTTGCTTCTGAGGAATGCGCGCAATTAAACACccgagtctctctgtctgtatgtaggTAATGACTAAAAATAAAGTACACGTATATTCCACGTAACAAATATGAATAATCCAGGTCCATATTCAACTCTGATGAAAAGACAACTTCATGATTTGGGGTAATACAACCAGTTTAAACTTCCCAGTGCCGTGGAAAAACTGCGGCAATCAAGCCGTTATTTCGAGCTATGTCTATCATAAAAAGCGTAACAGTAGTACAGGGCTTGGAAGCGTGATAGCGTACTATGGATATTCCGCATACGCTTTACAACGCCCGCCCGAATACCGTAATTCCTTTCAAATGAGTTCGTAGTGCATATAGATGCCTACATCAAAACGGGAATGCAAAATGTAGAAAAACAATAATGTCTTAAATGGAAACAGACCTGCTCAGACGCCATGttcaccctccccctcttccaAAGCGTTTGACAGCTCCGGAGTCCGGAAAGACAGTGGACTAGACCACTTCATTCAAatgaataaaataatatatatctcTCCAGTTTTAATACTTGTGACGAGGTTTTTATTAGGGTAATTATTATATTAGCAGGTGGAATTTGAAGCCTTTTTATCAAATTGTTCATAGCTGGATcactgtaggctacagtccatgTTTATCACAGATGGTTCCTTCCTGGCTAAACCAGCCAATGGGAAAGGCCCGCAACAGGATCCCAAAATAAGAAAGTCCATATAAAGCCTGTCCATTCATATTTTCTTCCAGGCAGGGCTTCCGAATAGACTAGTCCACAGACAATTAACATCACTTTATCCCTACTTAAGTGTTGTTTATTTCAAGTAATAAAGGTTTTTATCAGAGATGATGACACAACTTGATAATGTATGGATGCCACAGCCCCTAAAACACTACCAGACCAACACTTTTGCTAAAGGGTGGCTTTCAGTGTTAGTGGGACATTTTAGTAAATGAACTGGGACACTGTATTCTCCTTAGAACTACAGTCGTGTCCCACTTCAATCAATAAGACTGTAGAATTTGTAGAAGCTTGTAGATAACACACTGTTTTCACAATTTTGTGACAATAAACATTTACTAAACCCTCCCCATGCCATTGGAAAATGAATTGGGGGACATTCCAAGCTTTTAGGAGTCTGCACAGCTTTAACTTGATCCTGGAACACTACTATCCCCCAAATTCCCCTTTCAAAATTAATGTAGCCTCTTTCTATAGTCTCTTTCTTTCATGTCATTGTGCTTCCTTTATTTCCTTCCTACCCTTGTTTGTTATTTTCCCTCTAATTCCTTCCACCCTCATCCTATACTGTTTATTTGCTATATAGTGTATAACATCGATTCAGAGATGCTATGAACAACTTAAACAACAAATTACAATGTATTTTATAATATCTAATGCCAGAAATATATTTTAATTAATTAAAGATCCTTTTTTAAGATTCATCAAACACCAATCAGGGGAAGTGGGACAATACTATAAACCCGGTTTTCATAAAATATAATAACTGTTTACAtgaataattattatattttaaaacaCTACCAATAACAGTCTGTTTTAACACAACAAGCTAAATTGTTTATAATTAATTATAATTGACAGAATTATGCCTTTGTCATTCTAG contains the following coding sequences:
- the LOC109898020 gene encoding beta-sarcoglycan-like, which encodes MASEQESSNGPVKRSMREKAMERRTTNKEHNSNFKAGYVPIEEERLHKTGLRGRKGNMAVCIIVLLFLLALINLIITLVIWTVIRIGPSGCDSIEFHESGLLRFKQKADMGVVHPLHKSTVGGRKDQDLVITGNNNPVVFQQGSTKLSVEKEKTSITSDMGISFTDPRTQNTFFSTDFENHEFHLPKGVKVLSVKKASTERITSNASSDLSIKGDSKAIIRGNEGVFIMGKTVEFRMGGDIELRAENSIVLNGSVMVSVSRMQNSSVGANVYFDEGLLRYKLCMCADGTLFRVQVKYQNMGCQTSDNPCGTAH